The nucleotide sequence CGAATCAAGTTCGGGACAGGCTCTGTGGGGGACTTCTTGATATCGTAACCAAAATCGGTTCTTCCCCCTTCAGGGGGAGGTTAGGTGGGGGGAAATTCTTTCTTCTTTGCTCTTTTCTCTTTTTTCCAACTTGCTACTGCCATCTAGCTACTTGCTACTAAAAAGAGTCCCCGTTTCCCGTCTGGAAACATTTCCCGCTGTTTATTAAGATGATGCATGATCACATATGAAGAAAGTACGCGGTAAGGGACTCGGTTTAGATGTTAGACATAAGACGCTAGATAAAAGACTTGTTCACGGCAGCGAGTTCATTTGGTCTCCGTCATTGCGAAGGAGGACGGGAGTACGACTGTGGCAATCTCGTTTTCTAAAAAGGAGACTGCCACGTCGCTAGCTCCTCGCCTGCCTTTGCCGTCAGGCAGGCAGTGACAGAAGCTGTGACAATCCCGTACATCGAAGATGAGATTGCCTACCTGAGGCAGGTAAACTTCACTTCGATTCTCTTCGTTCGTATGACGGAGAAACAGATATTCTCATCTCCGAAATCAATCTTTCCTCCTTCTTCTTTGCTCTTTATTCTTTTCTCTATAATTCTTACTACTATCATCTAGCTACTTACTACTCAATTTAAGCTCCGCCCACCAAGATTCGCCTTTAATAATCAATCCGGTTTAAATTAAACATGAATACGGCGGACGGAGCTATGTCTTTAATGTGCTAGAAGTCTATCTTCACGCCCAAGGCCATACTCCTCAATGGCTTGGCGGTCCTGAAATCTGGATCCAAGGGATCATCCTTCGCGGCTTTCCAGAGTACACCCAGGTTATTGATATAGGAATAAATCTCTACCCGCCTGAAGGGTAGCTTTTTGACCATGCTATTGTCCATGGTATAGGCCAATCGAATATCCTGCAAGCGGATATGATCCCCTTTTTCTATCAATACAGCACTGTTTCTATAGAATAAATCCCTATAAGCATCCCTGCTTTCCGGCATGGAAGGCACCTGGGTCAGCATTTCATCACCGGGGCTTTGCCAGCGCTTGGAAAAATCCCCATGCCCCCCTTCTCCACTTAGTACAGTCCCATAAACCACGGAATTTCTTCGGTAATAATACCCTGCCCGAAATACCGTATTAAATGACAGCGACAGCCCTTTCCATAAAAAGGTATTCCTGATAGAACCAAAATATCGGGGCCTGGCCGGACCATGGTAATTAATATTTTCTATCGTGGCACTGTTCACGATTTCCCTATACTCTGTACTGGGCTCACCATCCACATAGCCCATAGGATCACCAGTATCCGGATCCAGTCCTGCCCAGTCATAACTATAGATGCCAAATAATGGCCGGCCACTCAGGGGAAAATATTCCCCTCCACTCCCACTGCTTCCGAAGTTCAGGTAATCACTTACCGTGGCCTTTAGCTCATAATCCGTCACTTTTTCCGACACATGGCTTAGGAGCAGGGAGCTTCTCCACTGTATGGCCTTATCCAAATTCAGCGTATGCAACTCGAAATCAAAACCTTTGGTTTGGGTATTGGCATTATTTCCTTTGAATTGCACGATACCAGAAGAGGGAGCATAAGGGCTCAGCCCTATCAAGTCAAGGCCGCTCTTGGTATAATATTCCAATACCGCCGATAGTCGGCCTTCCCATAATTCTAGGTCCATACCTAAATTCATCATTCGGATGCGTTCCCACCGAAGTTCCTCATTGGGGGGATTGATGATACGGGCATAAGGGTAGCCACTGACATAGGAAGTGCCCATCATCCTTGCCGTGGTCAAGGCAGAAAGGGATTTGTCGATATTGCCATTATAGCCATAGGTGGCCCTTAATTTCATAAATGATCCGCCCCCATTTCCATAAAAATCCTCTTCACTGATGATCCAGGCCAAACCAGTGGACCATAACGGGACACTTTTTTGATTAGTGGCCACCCCAAAAAGGTTAGAAGCATCCCTTCTGGCACTTGCGGTCAGCATATATTTTTTCCGGTAGGTATATCCTGCATTGACATACCCCGATACAAAACGGTCTACCGTCCCCGACTGGCCTTCGGCATTGATGATCCTACCGGTCAGGGCTGGTCGATAAAACCGGGGAAACCGACTGATATAATCTACAGGCTGACTGGTGCCCAACTGATCATTATAACCGTAAAACCTGGTACTATATCCTGCTCCTTGGTTATCCCTGACCTCTCCTCCTATAAGCAGGTTAATGGCATGGCCTCCTTGCCATTCTTGCTTCCAGGTCAACTGCCCTCGAAGGGTATGGCTGGCCATCTGGGCATTCCTGATATCCAAGATCCCTCCTTTGGGTACAGGATAAGTGAGGTTCCCCTCATCATCGATCTGGGTATAGGTATTGACCATATTGCGGACAAAATAGGATTCCACCGGATAGTGTATATTCCTCTCGACCCTGTTTTCCCAATATTGGTACTGTAAGGAAGCATGGAGGCCTTTGAATACCTTATAATCCAATCCCAGATTGAATCGTATATCGTTGCTTTCTTCCAGATCATTCATTAGCCCCCTATCCTTGAGGGGCACAAATGTCCAATCCACTAAGCCCATTCCCTCCAGGCCATCAATATACCCATCCCTAAAATTGCGGGTAGTCCTTAAGGGTCTGCCGTTTTCATCAGCCAGACTGGCATAGGGGTAAATGTCCTGATTACTTTCAAACTCCAGGGAGGCCATTCCCTCATTTCGGAGCCTTTCCCTGTACTTGCTCAGGTAAATGCCTACACTCGCTTTTAACTTGTTCTTAAGAAGGTGATGCTCGCTTTTGGCAGACAGGGTGATTCTCCTGTCCTTATTTCCTATGAGCGATTGCCGGTTTTCATCCCATCCCATGCTCAAATAATAATTTTGGTGCTTGCTTCCACCACGGACATTGAGGGCATACTGCTGGTTAATGGCCCTCTGGTAATAGTATTTACCCACATCATGGCGCACATCATGGCTACCAAGATCAGAAAGCACATCTTCCAATTCCCCCTCGGAAATCTCTCCATCACGATTCTTGATCATCCACTCTACAGCAGGTGTCAGCGGTACTTGGTTGGGGCTGCTCTCACTGGAATTATAAAATCCTCGATCAAAGAGCATTC is from Echinicola marina and encodes:
- a CDS encoding SusC/RagA family TonB-linked outer membrane protein, with amino-acid sequence MKRFFTGIYVIFVCMGTLEAQEHTLRGELYDAASHEPISGGTVLIKGTAVGTVTDHSGNFSLELAPGDYALVFSFLGYTKKEELVTVPLERTLKVGLQPSDFSMQGVEVVSTGYQELPKERVTGSFVQVDEELLNRRVSTSILDRLDGITPGLVFNRNGNEAREPISIRGRSTLMSDTSPLIILDNFPYDGSLEGINPNDVESISVLRDAAAASIWGARTGNGVIVITTKKGSRDQAPTVSLNSNITIKEPADLFYRPTMSPEEFIDVERMLFDRGFYNSSESSPNQVPLTPAVEWMIKNRDGEISEGELEDVLSDLGSHDVRHDVGKYYYQRAINQQYALNVRGGSKHQNYYLSMGWDENRQSLIGNKDRRITLSAKSEHHLLKNKLKASVGIYLSKYRERLRNEGMASLEFESNQDIYPYASLADENGRPLRTTRNFRDGYIDGLEGMGLVDWTFVPLKDRGLMNDLEESNDIRFNLGLDYKVFKGLHASLQYQYWENRVERNIHYPVESYFVRNMVNTYTQIDDEGNLTYPVPKGGILDIRNAQMASHTLRGQLTWKQEWQGGHAINLLIGGEVRDNQGAGYSTRFYGYNDQLGTSQPVDYISRFPRFYRPALTGRIINAEGQSGTVDRFVSGYVNAGYTYRKKYMLTASARRDASNLFGVATNQKSVPLWSTGLAWIISEEDFYGNGGGSFMKLRATYGYNGNIDKSLSALTTARMMGTSYVSGYPYARIINPPNEELRWERIRMMNLGMDLELWEGRLSAVLEYYTKSGLDLIGLSPYAPSSGIVQFKGNNANTQTKGFDFELHTLNLDKAIQWRSSLLLSHVSEKVTDYELKATVSDYLNFGSSGSGGEYFPLSGRPLFGIYSYDWAGLDPDTGDPMGYVDGEPSTEYREIVNSATIENINYHGPARPRYFGSIRNTFLWKGLSLSFNTVFRAGYYYRRNSVVYGTVLSGEGGHGDFSKRWQSPGDEMLTQVPSMPESRDAYRDLFYRNSAVLIEKGDHIRLQDIRLAYTMDNSMVKKLPFRRVEIYSYINNLGVLWKAAKDDPLDPDFRTAKPLRSMALGVKIDF